The following proteins come from a genomic window of Aequorivita marisscotiae:
- a CDS encoding response regulator transcription factor, whose product MTVQPTIKICIIEDDALILKSLQQVLNNADGFKVIGTYFSAEEALENFSENYPDVLLLDIDLPGISGIEAIAKLKKIQPDLNIVMLTIHEESEHVFSALRQGAVGYLVKGNHSKLLLDGIREVFEGGAPMSPSIAREVITSFKPSYETILSERELEVLEKLSNGTNNSQIADELFVSVNTIKAHVKNIYKKLHVNSRAEAVKKGFRKGLF is encoded by the coding sequence ATGACTGTACAGCCCACCATAAAAATTTGTATCATAGAAGATGATGCCTTGATTTTAAAATCGCTACAACAAGTATTGAATAATGCTGACGGTTTTAAAGTAATAGGCACGTATTTTTCTGCGGAAGAGGCACTCGAAAACTTTAGTGAAAACTACCCCGATGTGCTTCTATTAGATATTGATCTTCCAGGCATAAGCGGTATTGAGGCTATTGCGAAGTTAAAAAAAATACAGCCTGACCTAAACATTGTAATGCTTACGATACACGAGGAATCTGAACACGTTTTTTCCGCGTTACGGCAAGGAGCTGTGGGATATTTGGTAAAGGGCAATCATTCAAAATTGCTGCTCGATGGCATACGTGAAGTTTTTGAAGGCGGCGCGCCTATGAGTCCTTCTATTGCTAGAGAAGTAATTACTTCGTTTAAGCCATCGTACGAAACTATTTTAAGCGAACGGGAATTGGAAGTTTTGGAAAAGCTGAGCAATGGCACCAACAACAGCCAGATTGCAGATGAGCTCTTTGTTTCGGTTAACACCATTAAAGCACATGTAAAAAATATCTATAAAAAGCTGCACGTTAATTCACGAGCGGAGGCAGTAAAGAAAGGGTTTCGCAAGGGACTCTTTTGA
- a CDS encoding DUF1565 domain-containing protein — MKKLLYIISFLFFTVAIAQDDCIPIPNGNFQEWSGTDNPKNWLTTNMGDKYGTPNINFDMRNVFQTPGKFGFGVRIKNASILEMLKNEKPAEYAKLPASIKEQLRKSSFSGSLFTCQGNCEGAVLAENEIFMRENMSFPVEKAPGALCGYYKANLKEGDKLWLWPILFMENKNFAGGVMPGETASVISKSTGDWTPFRIPLRILPNRKVAKAAIQLQMVNSGFPVTPPYGMNAVELAQKYPSTDGSEVFIDELCFCGEADYIAEDDPILDGIDTGGGSIGQNPNDDGTNGDDDHPENLYVAMDGNDANSGSKTNPFATLQKALDVANGKRQQGKNATIIVRDGTYKQAASVQWGTSSLPPLKIKAENEHQAIFVGSEKISGNISWQNFGQDIYKASNAKLHPNMVEAVTDYSNPYQNSVPALLMNGEVLNFTQAVQQTAGSYFVSPQITMVHPKNGAAPSSSNTEVSVFPSAIKISGGGAISINGLRFKGYPISSLPSGTVPFKSGLDVSDNVGVANCLFK, encoded by the coding sequence ATGAAAAAATTACTCTATATCATCAGCTTTTTGTTCTTTACGGTCGCAATTGCCCAAGACGATTGCATACCTATTCCCAACGGAAATTTTCAGGAATGGTCTGGAACCGACAACCCCAAAAACTGGCTCACTACAAATATGGGCGATAAATACGGCACGCCAAACATTAATTTTGATATGCGGAATGTATTCCAAACTCCGGGAAAATTCGGCTTTGGAGTTCGGATAAAAAATGCTTCAATACTTGAAATGCTTAAAAATGAAAAACCGGCAGAGTATGCAAAATTACCAGCATCAATTAAAGAGCAACTCCGGAAGAGTTCCTTTAGCGGGTCATTATTTACCTGTCAAGGCAATTGTGAAGGAGCTGTCTTAGCAGAAAACGAAATTTTTATGCGCGAAAACATGAGTTTTCCCGTGGAAAAAGCTCCCGGCGCATTATGTGGCTATTATAAAGCTAATTTAAAAGAAGGCGATAAGCTATGGCTTTGGCCCATATTATTTATGGAAAACAAAAACTTTGCAGGTGGTGTGATGCCGGGAGAAACTGCTTCAGTAATTTCAAAAAGTACTGGCGATTGGACTCCTTTCAGAATTCCACTTCGCATTTTGCCAAACCGAAAAGTGGCTAAAGCAGCAATACAGCTGCAAATGGTAAATAGTGGCTTTCCCGTTACGCCGCCCTATGGAATGAATGCGGTGGAACTCGCACAAAAATACCCCAGTACTGATGGCAGTGAAGTGTTTATAGACGAACTGTGTTTTTGTGGGGAAGCAGATTATATAGCTGAAGATGATCCTATTTTAGATGGAATTGATACAGGGGGAGGCTCAATAGGGCAAAACCCAAATGACGACGGAACTAACGGTGATGATGATCATCCAGAAAACCTATATGTTGCAATGGATGGTAACGACGCCAATTCTGGTAGTAAAACCAATCCGTTTGCAACACTTCAAAAAGCGTTGGATGTTGCCAATGGCAAACGGCAACAAGGAAAAAATGCAACTATAATTGTAAGGGATGGTACCTATAAACAAGCAGCTTCGGTGCAATGGGGAACTTCAAGTTTGCCGCCGCTCAAAATAAAGGCTGAAAATGAACATCAAGCTATTTTTGTGGGGTCTGAAAAGATTTCCGGTAATATTTCTTGGCAAAATTTTGGTCAGGATATTTATAAAGCCTCCAATGCCAAATTACATCCAAATATGGTTGAGGCAGTTACGGATTATTCTAACCCTTATCAAAATTCAGTACCTGCTTTGCTGATGAATGGCGAAGTTCTAAATTTTACCCAAGCAGTCCAGCAAACCGCCGGCAGCTATTTTGTTTCACCGCAAATTACAATGGTACATCCTAAAAATGGGGCTGCGCCATCAAGCTCAAATACCGAAGTTTCTGTGTTCCCTTCAGCAATTAAAATATCAGGTGGGGGAGCGATATCAATAAATGGATTGCGATTTAAAGGTTATCCTATTTCTTCATTGCCTTCGGGAACGGTACCATTTAAATCGGGTTTGGACGTAAGTGATAATGTGGGTGTAGCCAATTGTTTGTTTAAATAA
- a CDS encoding OmpA family protein, with translation MKNKNFITALIVSVLVAFLGVQTAEAQIWKKLGKKSEDVITRKLEKKVEKDTGKAMDTLLGNDGGSSSSGTSNDGTSNGNSGEPDSGSNTEVAQTETATVTMYKKSDWVPGEDIILFDDFADDPVGDFPQLWNTKGSGELVTLSDNPKQKWLKMYNYTKYEPDLPKNLPKDFTVEFDVRAFNLKNNNTSQTAGFYVYLADGVKPLKLGQRYVYSYFSPYPNWVKAQNLKSIDHQGEGEMAVGRTERDIRQAFQKGMHVAISVKEKRYRMYVNGEKIFDAPRAINDSKNFGSIIFDSYGLKDDQAILLTNLRVAEGLPEPRTKLFKTGSYSTTAITFDVDSDKLKPEAYGILKEIAEAINSEQGKNILITGHTDSDGSDEHNMDLSNRRAASVKNALVNEFGVSEARLTTQGKGESDPVASNDTALNKAKNRRTEFKLL, from the coding sequence ATGAAAAACAAAAACTTTATTACAGCACTTATCGTGTCGGTATTGGTGGCGTTTTTGGGCGTACAAACAGCCGAAGCACAGATCTGGAAAAAATTAGGAAAAAAATCTGAAGATGTCATCACCAGAAAATTAGAGAAAAAAGTTGAAAAAGATACCGGGAAAGCAATGGATACCCTTTTGGGCAACGATGGCGGAAGTAGCTCCAGTGGCACTTCTAATGATGGAACCTCAAATGGTAATAGTGGCGAACCCGATAGTGGAAGCAACACCGAAGTAGCTCAAACCGAGACCGCCACGGTAACCATGTACAAAAAAAGCGATTGGGTGCCGGGAGAGGATATCATTCTTTTTGACGATTTTGCCGATGACCCCGTGGGCGATTTTCCGCAATTATGGAATACCAAAGGTTCTGGTGAGCTTGTTACTTTGAGTGACAATCCGAAACAAAAATGGTTGAAAATGTACAATTATACAAAGTACGAACCAGATTTACCAAAGAATCTGCCAAAGGATTTTACTGTTGAATTTGATGTTAGAGCTTTTAATTTAAAGAATAATAATACTTCACAAACAGCAGGCTTTTATGTGTATTTAGCCGATGGGGTTAAACCTCTAAAATTAGGCCAGCGATATGTGTATAGCTATTTCTCACCATATCCCAATTGGGTTAAAGCCCAAAACTTAAAATCGATAGATCACCAAGGTGAGGGTGAAATGGCCGTAGGGCGAACCGAAAGAGATATACGCCAAGCTTTTCAGAAAGGGATGCATGTGGCTATTTCAGTTAAAGAGAAACGCTATAGAATGTATGTGAATGGTGAGAAAATTTTTGATGCGCCACGAGCCATCAACGACTCTAAAAATTTTGGCAGTATCATTTTTGACAGTTATGGGCTGAAGGACGATCAGGCCATTTTGTTAACTAACTTACGTGTGGCCGAAGGTTTGCCAGAACCACGGACCAAGTTGTTTAAAACGGGAAGCTATTCTACCACCGCCATCACGTTTGATGTAGATAGCGATAAATTGAAACCTGAAGCTTATGGTATTCTAAAGGAAATTGCGGAAGCGATAAATTCTGAACAGGGAAAAAATATATTGATTACCGGCCACACGGATTCCGATGGATCCGATGAGCACAATATGGATCTTTCCAACCGTCGTGCGGCATCGGTAAAAAATGCGTTGGTAAACGAGTTTGGAGTTTCTGAAGCTCGGTTAACAACCCAGGGAAAAGGAGAAAGCGACCCAGTGGCTTCTAATGATACTGCACTTAATAAGGCGAAAAACCGTAGAACGGAATTCAAACTTTTATAA
- the tpx gene encoding thiol peroxidase has protein sequence MAEIKLGDNTIETFGTLPKVGEKAPDFELTTRDLSSKKLSDYKGSRVVMNIFPSIDTNVCATSVRKFNEKATGLENTKVLCISKDLPFAQQRFVNDEELNNVTNLSDFRDGNFGKNYGVEMTSGALRGLHSRAVVVLDEDGKVIYNQQVPAIGEEPDYLSALKTLL, from the coding sequence ATGGCAGAAATAAAATTAGGTGACAACACCATTGAAACATTCGGAACCCTTCCAAAAGTGGGAGAAAAAGCTCCAGATTTTGAATTAACCACGCGCGATTTAAGTTCAAAAAAACTCTCCGATTACAAAGGGTCGCGAGTGGTAATGAATATTTTTCCGAGCATAGACACTAATGTTTGTGCCACCTCGGTTAGAAAATTTAATGAAAAAGCAACTGGATTGGAAAACACAAAAGTGCTTTGTATTTCTAAAGACCTTCCCTTTGCCCAACAACGTTTTGTAAATGATGAGGAATTAAATAACGTTACAAATCTGTCTGATTTTCGCGATGGCAACTTCGGAAAAAATTACGGGGTTGAAATGACCAGCGGCGCGCTTAGAGGGCTTCATTCCCGTGCCGTAGTTGTTTTAGATGAAGATGGGAAAGTAATTTACAACCAGCAGGTACCTGCCATTGGTGAGGAGCCCGATTATCTTTCCGCATTAAAAACTCTTTTATAA
- a CDS encoding diacylglycerol kinase: MRNSFLGKRLKAFRYAFKGAFLLIRNEASIQVQTALAIIMTIAGFYFEITTVEWMFQIFAIGLVLSIEGLNTAVEEIADFVHPDFHNKIGLIKDIAAGAVFFAAVTAIIIGCFIYIPKF; encoded by the coding sequence ATGAGGAATTCATTTTTAGGAAAGCGCCTTAAAGCATTTCGGTATGCATTCAAAGGTGCTTTTCTATTAATTCGCAATGAAGCGAGTATTCAGGTGCAAACCGCTCTGGCGATAATAATGACCATTGCGGGTTTTTATTTTGAAATTACTACCGTTGAATGGATGTTTCAAATATTCGCAATAGGATTAGTACTCAGTATTGAAGGCTTAAATACAGCTGTGGAAGAAATTGCGGATTTTGTGCATCCCGATTTCCACAATAAAATTGGATTAATTAAAGACATTGCGGCGGGTGCTGTTTTTTTTGCGGCCGTTACTGCGATAATCATTGGGTGCTTTATTTATATCCCGAAATTTTAA